From one Sphingobium cloacae genomic stretch:
- a CDS encoding heavy metal translocating P-type ATPase: protein MNETHGAAHGGGCCGGHSAAKAATGVKDPVCGMTVDPATTAHQAEHGGERYHFCSAGCRTKFIADPERYLGPPAPPVAAPEGTIWTCPMHPEIRQDHPGSCPICGMALEPATVTADSGPSHELVDFTRRFRVGLMLALPVLILEMGAHLFPAIHRLVPMSISVWIQFVLATPVVLWAGWPFFERGWASLKTRNLNMFTLIAMGTGVAWIYSVVATLAPQLFPPAFRGEDGMVAVYFEAAAVITVLVLLGQMLELRARERTSGAIKALLNLAPKTARRIGSDGSEEEISLDLVAVGDRLRVRPGEKVPVDGVVEDGRSSLDESMVTGESMPVTKAKADTVIGGTLNQTGALVIVADKVGRDTMLARIVQMVAEAQRSRAPIQRMADQVSGWFVPVVIAVAVVAFIAWGIWGPEPRFAYGLVAAVAVLIIACPCALGLATPMSIMVGVGRGAGLGVLIKNAEALEHMEKVDTLVVDKTGTLTEGRPAVTQIVPAPGFDEAELLRLAASVERASEHPLALAIVEAAKDRGIPTSDVTDFDSPTGRGALGTVDGRRIVLGNARFLSEEGIATDALAEQADALRRDGATAIFIGVDGTVGGAFAIADPVKQTTPEALAALKAEGIRVVMLTGDNRTTAEAVARRLGIDDVEAEVLPDQKSAVVARLKSEGRVVAMAGDGVNDAPALAAADVGIAMGSGTDVAIESAGVTLLKGDLMGIVRARRLSQATMSNIRQNLVFAFIYNVAGVPVAAGALYPLFGILLSPIIAAAAMALSSVSVVTNALRLNRKAL, encoded by the coding sequence ATGAACGAGACACATGGAGCGGCGCATGGCGGCGGTTGCTGCGGCGGCCACAGCGCCGCGAAAGCGGCGACCGGCGTCAAGGACCCGGTCTGCGGCATGACCGTCGACCCGGCGACCACGGCGCATCAAGCCGAGCATGGCGGTGAACGCTATCATTTCTGTAGCGCGGGCTGCCGGACCAAATTCATCGCCGATCCCGAACGCTATCTCGGCCCGCCAGCGCCGCCGGTCGCGGCGCCCGAAGGCACGATCTGGACCTGCCCGATGCATCCAGAGATCCGGCAGGACCATCCCGGATCCTGTCCGATCTGCGGCATGGCGCTCGAGCCCGCGACCGTGACTGCCGACAGCGGCCCCAGCCATGAGCTGGTCGATTTCACACGGCGCTTCCGGGTCGGCCTGATGCTGGCCCTCCCGGTGCTGATCCTCGAGATGGGCGCGCATCTCTTTCCCGCGATCCATCGCCTCGTGCCGATGTCGATCTCGGTATGGATCCAGTTCGTGCTGGCGACACCCGTCGTGCTCTGGGCGGGCTGGCCCTTCTTCGAGCGTGGCTGGGCCTCGCTCAAGACCCGCAACCTCAACATGTTCACCCTGATCGCGATGGGGACCGGGGTCGCCTGGATCTACAGCGTCGTCGCGACGCTCGCGCCCCAGCTGTTCCCGCCCGCCTTCCGCGGAGAGGACGGCATGGTTGCCGTCTATTTCGAGGCGGCCGCGGTGATCACTGTCCTCGTGCTGCTCGGCCAGATGCTCGAACTGCGCGCGCGCGAGCGGACCTCGGGCGCGATCAAGGCGCTGCTTAACCTTGCGCCAAAGACCGCGCGCCGGATCGGTTCCGATGGCAGTGAAGAGGAAATCAGCCTCGATCTCGTTGCGGTCGGCGACCGCCTGCGTGTGCGTCCCGGCGAGAAGGTGCCGGTCGATGGCGTGGTCGAGGACGGCCGTTCCTCGCTCGACGAGTCGATGGTCACCGGTGAGTCCATGCCCGTCACCAAGGCCAAGGCCGACACGGTGATCGGCGGCACGCTCAACCAGACCGGCGCGCTCGTTATCGTCGCCGACAAGGTTGGCCGGGACACCATGCTGGCGCGCATCGTCCAGATGGTCGCCGAGGCGCAGCGCTCGCGCGCGCCGATCCAGCGCATGGCCGATCAGGTGTCGGGCTGGTTCGTGCCCGTGGTCATCGCGGTCGCGGTGGTCGCGTTCATCGCCTGGGGCATCTGGGGCCCCGAGCCGCGCTTCGCCTACGGGCTGGTTGCGGCGGTCGCCGTGCTGATCATCGCCTGTCCCTGCGCACTGGGTCTCGCCACGCCGATGTCGATCATGGTCGGGGTTGGCCGCGGCGCCGGGCTCGGCGTCCTCATCAAGAATGCCGAAGCGCTCGAGCATATGGAAAAAGTCGACACGCTCGTCGTCGACAAGACCGGCACGCTGACCGAAGGCCGGCCTGCCGTCACCCAGATCGTGCCGGCGCCCGGCTTCGACGAAGCCGAACTGCTGCGGCTTGCCGCCTCGGTCGAGCGGGCCTCCGAGCATCCGCTCGCGCTGGCGATCGTCGAGGCCGCCAAGGATCGCGGCATCCCCACGAGCGACGTCACCGACTTCGATTCCCCCACCGGACGCGGCGCGCTCGGCACCGTCGACGGCCGCCGGATCGTGCTCGGTAATGCGCGGTTCCTCTCGGAAGAGGGCATAGCAACCGACGCGCTGGCGGAGCAGGCCGACGCCCTGCGCCGGGATGGCGCCACCGCGATCTTCATCGGCGTCGACGGCACCGTCGGCGGCGCCTTTGCAATCGCCGATCCCGTGAAGCAGACGACGCCGGAGGCCCTGGCCGCACTCAAGGCCGAAGGCATTCGCGTGGTGATGTTGACCGGCGACAACCGCACCACAGCAGAGGCGGTGGCAAGGCGGCTCGGCATTGACGATGTCGAAGCCGAGGTACTGCCCGACCAGAAGAGTGCCGTCGTCGCGCGGTTGAAAAGCGAGGGGCGCGTGGTGGCGATGGCCGGCGACGGGGTCAACGACGCCCCCGCACTGGCTGCCGCCGATGTCGGTATTGCCATGGGCTCGGGCACCGACGTCGCGATCGAGAGCGCGGGCGTGACGCTGCTCAAGGGCGATCTCATGGGCATCGTGCGGGCACGGCGGCTGAGCCAGGCGACCATGTCCAACATCCGCCAGAACCTGGTCTTCGCCTTCATCTACAATGTCGCCGGGGTGCCGGTGGCGGCGGGCGCGCTCTATCCGCTGTTCGGCATCCTGCTCTCGCCGATCATCGCGGCCGCCGCCATGGCGCTCTCCTCGGTCAGCGTGGTCACCAACGCGCTGCGCCTCAACCGGAAAGCGCTGTGA
- the cueR gene encoding Cu(I)-responsive transcriptional regulator has product MNIGEASKQSGVSERMIRHYEKIGLIPAPPRRGAGYRDYGESDLHRLRFIANARDLGFPIEEIRTLLGLWADTGRSSADVKRVALARAEELQRKAEALTTLRETLVDLAERCHGDERPDCPIIAELSLDRKC; this is encoded by the coding sequence GTGAACATCGGGGAGGCGTCGAAGCAAAGCGGGGTCTCGGAGCGGATGATCCGCCATTATGAGAAGATCGGCCTCATCCCGGCGCCGCCGCGCCGGGGAGCGGGTTATCGCGACTATGGCGAGAGTGACCTCCATCGCCTGCGGTTCATCGCCAATGCCCGCGATCTCGGTTTTCCGATCGAGGAGATCCGGACCCTGCTCGGCCTGTGGGCCGACACGGGCCGCAGCAGCGCCGATGTAAAGCGGGTCGCGTTGGCGCGGGCGGAGGAATTGCAGCGCAAGGCCGAAGCGCTGACGACACTGCGCGAGACCCTCGTCGATCTCGCCGAGCGCTGTCATGGCGACGAGCGGCCAGATTGTCCCATCATCGCCGAACTGAGTCTCGACAGAAAATGTTAG